A window of the Streptomyces sp. NBC_00454 genome harbors these coding sequences:
- the ettA gene encoding energy-dependent translational throttle protein EttA, whose amino-acid sequence MAEFIYTMRKTRKAHGDKVILDDVTLNFLPGAKIGVVGPNGAGKSTVLKIMAGLEQPSNGEAYLSPGFTVGILMQEPKLDEAKTVLENVQDGAADIMAKLKRFNEVAEEMATDYTDALLDEMGKLQEVLDHANAWDLDAQLEQAMDALGCPPGDWPVTNLSGGEKRRVALCKLLIEAPDLLLLDEPTNHLDAESVNWLEQHLSQYKGAVVAVTHDRYFLNNVAEWILELDRGRAHPYEGNYSTYLEKKATRLKVEGRKDEKRQKRLKEELEWVRSNAKGRQTKSKARLARYEEMAAEADKMRKLDFEEIQIPPGPRLGSIVVEVNNLSKAFGDKVLVDDLSFTLPRNGIVGIIGPNGAGKTTLFKMLLGLEAPDSGDVKIGETVKISYVDQSRANIDPKKSLWAVVSDELDYINVGQVEMPSRAYVSAFGFKGPDQQKAAGILSGGERNRLNLALTLKEGGNLLLLDEPTNDLDVETLSSLENALLEFPGAAVVISHDRWFLDRVATHILAYEGESKWYWFEGNFESYEKNKVERLGADATRPHRATYKKLTRG is encoded by the coding sequence TTGGCTGAGTTCATCTACACCATGCGCAAGACGCGCAAGGCGCACGGCGACAAGGTGATTCTTGATGACGTCACCCTGAACTTCCTGCCCGGCGCGAAGATCGGTGTGGTCGGCCCCAACGGCGCCGGTAAGTCCACCGTCCTCAAGATCATGGCGGGGCTGGAGCAGCCGTCCAACGGCGAGGCGTACCTGTCTCCCGGCTTCACCGTCGGCATCCTCATGCAGGAGCCCAAGCTCGACGAGGCCAAGACGGTCCTGGAGAACGTCCAGGACGGTGCGGCCGACATCATGGCCAAGCTGAAGCGCTTCAACGAGGTCGCCGAGGAAATGGCGACCGACTACACCGACGCGCTGCTGGACGAGATGGGCAAGCTCCAGGAGGTCCTGGACCACGCCAACGCCTGGGACCTCGACGCCCAGCTCGAGCAGGCCATGGACGCCCTGGGCTGCCCGCCCGGCGACTGGCCCGTCACCAACCTCTCCGGTGGCGAGAAGCGCCGCGTCGCGCTCTGCAAGCTGCTGATCGAGGCCCCGGACCTGCTCCTCCTCGACGAGCCCACCAACCACCTCGACGCCGAGTCGGTGAACTGGCTGGAGCAGCACCTTTCGCAGTACAAGGGTGCCGTCGTGGCCGTCACCCACGACCGTTACTTCCTGAACAACGTCGCCGAGTGGATCCTCGAGCTCGACCGCGGCCGCGCCCACCCGTACGAGGGCAACTACTCCACCTACCTGGAGAAGAAGGCCACGCGTCTCAAGGTCGAGGGCCGCAAGGACGAGAAGCGCCAGAAGCGCCTCAAGGAAGAGCTCGAGTGGGTGCGGTCGAACGCCAAGGGGCGCCAGACCAAGTCCAAGGCCCGCCTCGCCCGCTACGAGGAGATGGCCGCCGAGGCGGACAAGATGCGGAAGCTGGACTTCGAGGAGATCCAGATCCCGCCGGGCCCGCGTCTGGGCTCGATCGTGGTCGAGGTCAACAACCTCTCCAAGGCGTTCGGTGACAAGGTCCTGGTCGACGACCTGTCCTTCACCCTGCCGCGCAACGGCATCGTGGGCATCATCGGCCCGAACGGCGCCGGCAAGACCACGCTCTTCAAGATGCTCCTGGGTCTCGAGGCGCCGGACTCCGGTGACGTCAAGATCGGCGAGACCGTCAAGATCTCGTACGTCGACCAGAGCCGCGCCAACATCGACCCCAAGAAGTCGCTGTGGGCCGTCGTGTCGGACGAGCTGGACTACATCAACGTCGGCCAGGTCGAGATGCCCTCGCGCGCGTACGTCAGCGCCTTCGGCTTCAAGGGCCCGGACCAGCAGAAGGCCGCCGGCATCCTCTCCGGTGGTGAGCGCAACCGCCTGAACCTGGCGCTGACGCTCAAGGAGGGCGGCAACCTGCTGCTCCTCGACGAGCCCACCAACGACCTCGACGTCGAGACCCTGTCCTCGCTCGAGAACGCGCTCCTCGAATTCCCCGGTGCGGCCGTGGTCATCTCCCACGACCGCTGGTTCCTGGACCGGGTCGCCACGCACATCCTGGCGTACGAGGGCGAGTCCAAGTGGTACTGGTTCGAGGGCAACTTCGAGTCGTACGAGAAGAACAAGGTCGAGCGGCTCGGCGCGGACGCGACCCGTCCGCACCGTGCCACCTACAAGAAGCTCACCCGAGGCTGA